A genomic region of Macaca thibetana thibetana isolate TM-01 chromosome 14, ASM2454274v1, whole genome shotgun sequence contains the following coding sequences:
- the LOC126934808 gene encoding olfactory receptor 8B8: MKMAAENSSFLTEFILAGLTDQPGVQIPLFFLFLGFYVVTVVGNLGLITLIGLNSHLHTPMYFFLYNLSFIDFCYSSVITPKMLMSFVSKKNSISYAGCMTQLFFFLFFVVSESFILSAMAYDRYVAICNPLSYTVTMSPQVCLLLLLGVYGMGFAGAMAHTACMMGVTFCANNLVNHYMCDILPLLERACTSTYVNELVVFVVVGIDIGVLTVTIFISYALILSSILHIRSTEGRSKAFSTCSSHIIAVSLFFGSGAFMYLKPSSILPMNQGKVSSLFYTTLVPMLNPLIYSLRNKDVKVALKKILNKNAFS; the protein is encoded by the coding sequence ATGAAAATGGCTGCCGAGAATTCCTCCTTCCTGACAGAGTTTATCCTCGCAGGCTTAACCGACCAACCGGGAGTCCAGATCCCCCTCTTCTTCCTGTTTCTAGGCTTCTATGTGGTCACGGTGGTGGGGAACCTGGGCTTGATAACCCTGATAGGGCTCAACTCTCACCTGCACACCCCTATGTACTTCTTCCTCTATAACTTGTCCTTCATAGATTTCTGCTATTCCAGTGTTAtcactcccaaaatgctgatgaGTTTTGTCTCGAAGAAGAACAGCATCTCCTACGCTGGGTGTATGACTCagctcttcttctttcttttctttgttgtctCTGAGTCCTTCATCCTGTCAGCGATGGCGTATGACCGCTACGTGGCCATCTGTAACCCACTGTCATACACAGTCACCATGTCTCCCCAGGTGTGTTTGCTCCTTTTGCTGGGTGTCTATGGGATGGGGTTTGCTGGGGCCATGGCCCACACAGCGTGTATGATGGGTGTGACCTTCTGTGCCAATAACCTTGTCAACCACTACATGTGTGACATCCTTCCCCTTCTCGAGCGTGCTTGCACCAGCACCTATGTGAATGAGCTGGTAGTGTTTGTTGTTGTGGGCATCGATATTGGTGTGCTCACAGTCACCATCTTCATTTCCTATGCTCTCATTCTCTCCAGCATCCTCCACATTCGTTCCACGGAGGGCAGGTCCAAAGCCTTCAGCACCTGCAGCTCCCACATAATTGCAGTTTCTCTGTTCTTTGGGTCAGGAGCATTCATGTATCTCAAACCCTCTTCTATTTTACCTATGAACCAGGGCAAGGTGTCTTCCCTGTTCTATACCACTCTGGTGCCCATGCTCAACCCATTAATTTATAGCCTGAGGAATAAGGACGTCAAAGTTGCTCTAAAGAAAATCTTGAACAAAAATGCGTTCTCCTGA